A window from Kovacikia minuta CCNUW1 encodes these proteins:
- a CDS encoding helix-turn-helix domain-containing protein, which produces MTRTVQPEIGALVRALRQELGLTQEKFAAKLGVTFPTVNRWENKRAIPSPLAMEKLEGMARALGDRGQELLARFLPQ; this is translated from the coding sequence ATGACTCGAACTGTTCAACCCGAAATTGGGGCTTTGGTGCGTGCGCTGCGTCAGGAGTTGGGTCTGACTCAGGAAAAGTTTGCAGCGAAGCTGGGGGTGACGTTTCCGACGGTGAATCGGTGGGAGAACAAACGAGCGATTCCCTCACCACTGGCGATGGAGAAGCTTGAGGGCATGGCGAGGGCGTTGGGCGATCGCGGTCAGGAATTATTGGCGAGGTTTCTGCCGCAGTAG
- a CDS encoding transposase, whose translation MLSYSKVEGKSNILQSLTGLNQSEFKTLLKSFEVAWQEYVQKPRARRYGEGRHAELSSSADKLLFILVYFRLYPTQVVQGFLFGLGQTQACEWIHKLSRILNQALGYEKQLPEREPARLAAVLRACPSLEFLIDGTERPINRPKDPDDQQDYYSGKKKRHSVTNNVISERGGKVMFLSDTYCGRVHDKAICDGEEYEFPEGSRLLQDTGFQGFAPPGVTIRQPKKKPCNQPLSEADKQRNREISKERVEIEHQISGIKRCNILVHKFRNRTDNFIDDVMETACGLHNFRLTQRQLKAA comes from the coding sequence ATGTTGAGTTACAGCAAAGTTGAAGGCAAATCCAATATTTTGCAAAGCCTCACGGGACTCAATCAGTCGGAATTTAAGACATTGCTCAAGAGCTTTGAGGTAGCTTGGCAGGAATATGTTCAAAAACCGCGTGCGCGTCGTTACGGTGAAGGACGGCATGCGGAGTTATCGAGCAGTGCGGATAAACTGTTATTCATCCTGGTGTACTTCCGATTGTATCCGACGCAAGTGGTGCAAGGATTTTTATTTGGGTTGGGACAAACACAAGCATGCGAATGGATTCACAAACTGAGTCGGATTCTGAATCAAGCCTTAGGTTATGAGAAACAGTTGCCGGAACGAGAGCCAGCACGGTTAGCAGCAGTTTTGCGAGCGTGTCCCAGTTTAGAATTCCTGATTGACGGGACGGAGCGCCCGATCAACCGCCCCAAAGACCCCGACGACCAGCAGGATTATTACAGTGGCAAAAAGAAGCGCCACAGTGTCACGAATAATGTCATCAGTGAGCGGGGAGGCAAGGTTATGTTTCTGAGTGACACTTACTGTGGCAGAGTCCATGACAAAGCGATTTGTGATGGGGAAGAGTATGAATTTCCAGAAGGCAGTAGGTTGTTGCAAGACACTGGATTTCAGGGGTTTGCACCACCTGGAGTGACGATTCGACAGCCAAAGAAAAAGCCATGCAACCAACCGCTGAGTGAAGCTGACAAACAAAGGAATCGAGAGATTTCCAAAGAACGGGTCGAAATCGAGCATCAAATTAGCGGCATCAAACGTTGCAACATTTTGGTGCATAAGTTTCGCAATCGCACCGACAATTTTATCGATGATGTGATGGAAACGGCTTGTGGACTGCATAACTTCCGTCTCACCCAGCGTCAACTCAAAGCGGCCTGA
- a CDS encoding alpha-amylase family protein: MSTELNGVMFQGFHWFLKEDSFPSSKGKKLWQFLGEEATHYRDIGIDAVWIPPAYKAAFNRTNSVGYDVYDHFDLGEFPIKGDPDPNPETKYGSKQELLEAVQALHGDGENKRIHVYADIVLNHKMGGAQDSYWQAVRVDMARQLFRPNDDYIVHPRVAK; the protein is encoded by the coding sequence ATGTCTACTGAACTGAATGGCGTTATGTTCCAGGGCTTCCACTGGTTCCTAAAAGAGGATAGCTTTCCTAGCAGTAAAGGCAAAAAACTCTGGCAGTTTCTTGGAGAGGAAGCCACACATTATCGAGATATCGGCATTGATGCCGTTTGGATTCCACCTGCGTATAAAGCTGCATTTAACCGAACCAATAGCGTTGGATACGATGTTTATGATCACTTTGACTTAGGTGAATTTCCGATCAAGGGTGATCCAGATCCAAATCCAGAAACCAAGTATGGCAGCAAGCAAGAGCTATTAGAAGCCGTTCAAGCACTACACGGCGATGGCGAAAATAAGCGGATTCACGTGTATGCCGATATTGTTTTGAATCACAAAATGGGGGGTGCCCAAGATAGTTACTGGCAAGCAGTTCGGGTTGATATGGCGCGACAATTATTTAGACCCAATGACGATTACATTGTCCACCCGAGAGTTGCAAAGTAA
- a CDS encoding NB-ARC domain-containing protein produces the protein MSTPDELPSRGSQTNQDNAKGWQTNVAGGTANVAETIYQHYYNEKPRKADVPFQTPPLPRPYIDRPEIRAEVTAKLLAEEDTTPGTLVVSAIYGLGGIGKSVLATVLAHDEQVQARFPDGILWATLGQQPDILPFLSGWIQALGDYDYKPTTNDAASMHLRTLLYNKQVLIVDDDVWNADHMELFRIGGRGCRVLVTTREARIPDADRYDMDVMTAGQSLGLLLQKAQCLQPTQTEQQQAAALAKEVGYLPLALELAGAQIADGVLWTELLEDLRAEIVRLEALDDPTAESANSEKNRKRLSLLASFNLSLRPLSPEQLQQFAWLGVLPEDVVLTQAMATTHWDVTPRQAGAILRAFWSKALLLPGVKQPDQKPTYRLHDLMHDRAKGLLMEPPNLGRQNSETELAGLGLTCAAAHGTLLARYRTKTDRGQWHTLPDDGYIHAYLTWHLEQANQLETLHHLLQEATSEGRNGWYDICEKLGKTANFVSDVARAWRVTKQQYEQNSSKAISLQLRYALIITTLNSVAKNIPAELMTALVAEEVWTPAQGLAYAQQTQKSNQRSAILQALAGYLPNTLLPIALELSRSIQDESDRGVA, from the coding sequence ATGTCTACTCCCGATGAGCTGCCAAGCAGAGGTAGTCAGACCAACCAGGATAACGCCAAAGGTTGGCAAACCAATGTGGCAGGTGGCACGGCCAATGTTGCAGAGACGATTTATCAACACTATTACAACGAGAAACCTCGAAAGGCGGATGTACCCTTTCAGACTCCACCCCTACCCCGTCCATACATCGATCGTCCTGAAATTCGGGCGGAGGTGACAGCCAAACTTTTAGCCGAAGAGGATACGACTCCTGGCACGCTGGTGGTGAGTGCCATTTATGGTTTAGGAGGTATTGGCAAATCAGTTTTAGCCACGGTATTAGCGCATGATGAACAGGTGCAAGCGCGCTTTCCCGATGGCATTTTGTGGGCCACGTTGGGTCAACAACCGGACATCCTTCCGTTTCTGAGTGGTTGGATTCAAGCCCTGGGCGATTACGACTACAAACCAACCACCAATGATGCAGCGTCAATGCATCTACGCACTCTGCTGTATAACAAGCAGGTGTTGATCGTTGATGATGATGTGTGGAATGCAGACCACATGGAGCTATTCCGGATAGGGGGCAGGGGCTGTCGGGTCCTAGTGACTACCCGCGAAGCCCGAATTCCCGATGCCGATCGCTACGATATGGATGTGATGACCGCAGGGCAGTCTTTGGGGTTATTGCTGCAAAAGGCTCAGTGCTTGCAGCCTACACAAACAGAACAACAGCAGGCAGCAGCCCTGGCAAAGGAAGTGGGGTATTTACCGCTGGCGTTGGAACTGGCGGGTGCTCAAATTGCCGATGGAGTGTTGTGGACAGAACTGCTGGAAGATCTCCGGGCAGAGATCGTGCGTCTGGAAGCGTTGGACGATCCAACCGCAGAGAGTGCCAACTCTGAGAAGAATCGCAAACGCCTGAGCCTGCTGGCTTCGTTTAACTTGAGCCTGCGACCGCTTTCGCCGGAACAACTGCAACAGTTTGCCTGGTTAGGGGTGCTGCCAGAGGATGTGGTGCTGACGCAGGCAATGGCTACCACCCACTGGGACGTCACTCCGAGACAAGCGGGTGCCATACTGCGAGCTTTCTGGTCGAAAGCGCTCCTGTTGCCCGGTGTGAAGCAACCGGATCAGAAGCCCACCTATCGGCTTCATGACCTGATGCACGATCGGGCCAAGGGCTTGCTGATGGAGCCCCCTAATTTGGGCAGGCAGAACAGCGAAACCGAACTTGCTGGGTTAGGACTTACCTGTGCAGCGGCTCATGGCACTTTGTTGGCACGGTATCGGACAAAGACGGACCGGGGACAATGGCATACCCTGCCCGATGATGGTTATATCCATGCTTATCTCACCTGGCATCTAGAACAGGCAAACCAGTTAGAGACGTTACACCACCTGTTGCAAGAGGCCACTTCAGAGGGACGAAACGGTTGGTATGACATCTGTGAGAAGTTGGGGAAAACTGCCAACTTTGTTAGTGATGTGGCTCGGGCATGGCGGGTGACAAAGCAGCAGTATGAGCAGAATTCAAGTAAAGCAATCTCTTTGCAACTGCGTTATGCCTTGATCATCACGACGCTGAATAGTGTAGCAAAAAATATTCCTGCTGAACTGATGACCGCATTAGTCGCAGAGGAGGTTTGGACTCCAGCCCAAGGCCTTGCCTATGCCCAACAAACGCAGAAATCAAACCAGCGATCGGCGATTCTTCAGGCATTGGCCGGCTATTTACCAAATACGTTGTTACCGATAGCCCTAGAGTTGTCCCGTTCGATTCAGGATGAATCGGACCGAGGAGTAGCCTAG